The Roseiconus lacunae genome has a segment encoding these proteins:
- a CDS encoding NAD(P)/FAD-dependent oxidoreductase, whose translation MIHDVQAKLDGLERHWECVVIGGGPAGAIAAICSAKAGLKTLLIERHALGKHKVCGACLNHRALRVLTSLGLHDAVRRLEGQSTHSFWLKGFGGELERRVPEGLAVSRSRLDRLLVTAAIEAGASVIDRVTATVEAPASSAADAQPNGTRGVRLNSVRQQNEICIQAKAIVVADGLGHPSLKSTEFEERIAESSHVGIGAVVIEGRDSMPWVRPHTIHMAAASGGYAGLVLVEGGDVNLAAAVDPTFLRACGSPEKAFSALLGEAGFPSLPASTMSLGDRRQWRGTPSLSRSINRVASERVFVVGDASGYVEPFTGEGMAWAMHGGALVTRSVKIAVSGDLETAEADWAQDWRRQIYQSQRTCRRLAWLLRHPTVAKFGVSIAARFPKLTGRLIDQFDVELSA comes from the coding sequence ATGATCCATGATGTTCAGGCTAAACTCGATGGACTAGAGCGACATTGGGAATGTGTCGTCATCGGCGGAGGGCCAGCGGGAGCAATTGCGGCGATCTGTTCGGCCAAGGCTGGACTGAAAACGTTGCTGATCGAACGACACGCACTCGGCAAACACAAAGTTTGCGGGGCATGCTTGAACCATCGCGCATTGCGCGTTTTGACGTCACTCGGTCTACATGACGCCGTGCGTCGTCTTGAGGGGCAGTCCACGCATTCGTTTTGGCTGAAAGGTTTTGGGGGTGAATTGGAGCGACGTGTTCCAGAAGGTTTGGCCGTTTCACGTAGCCGGCTTGATCGATTGCTAGTTACTGCGGCAATCGAAGCAGGGGCGTCGGTGATCGATCGTGTGACGGCGACAGTTGAAGCACCAGCGAGCAGCGCGGCCGATGCGCAGCCAAACGGAACGCGTGGCGTTCGACTGAATTCGGTCAGGCAACAAAACGAAATTTGTATTCAGGCGAAAGCCATCGTTGTTGCGGACGGTTTGGGACATCCAAGTCTAAAGTCGACTGAGTTCGAAGAACGCATCGCAGAAAGTTCGCACGTTGGAATTGGCGCGGTTGTCATCGAAGGACGTGATTCGATGCCTTGGGTTCGCCCGCACACCATTCACATGGCGGCAGCGTCTGGGGGATACGCGGGGCTTGTATTGGTCGAGGGTGGCGATGTGAACTTGGCCGCCGCTGTCGATCCAACGTTTCTGCGTGCATGCGGATCACCCGAAAAGGCCTTTTCGGCGTTATTGGGTGAAGCGGGGTTTCCAAGCCTTCCGGCGTCAACAATGTCGCTTGGTGATAGGCGGCAATGGCGTGGAACGCCGTCACTTAGCAGGTCGATCAATCGGGTGGCAAGCGAACGTGTTTTTGTCGTCGGGGATGCTTCTGGTTATGTCGAACCATTCACCGGGGAGGGGATGGCATGGGCAATGCACGGCGGGGCCCTCGTCACACGATCGGTCAAAATTGCTGTCAGCGGGGACCTTGAGACTGCAGAAGCAGATTGGGCACAAGATTGGCGTCGTCAGATTTACCAAAGTCAGCGGACGTGCCGGCGTCTAGCTTGGTTGCTTCGCCACCCTACGGTCGCGAAATTTGGCGTTTCGATTGCGGCAAGATTTCCCAAGCTAACCGGGCGATTAATCGACCAATTCGATGTCGAGTTATCGGCGTAG